From the Paludibacterium paludis genome, one window contains:
- the ompR gene encoding two-component system response regulator OmpR, with protein MDKSKILVVDDDAKLRDLLSRYLDQQGFIVETLPDARDIDRKLARNRPDLMVLDVMMPGEDGLAVVRRLRAQGEMIPVIMLTARGEDIDRIVGLEMGADDYLAKPFNPRELSARIQSVLRRHYAAPALTAHHDEDSLCVFGEFELHLGRRELTRKGKAISLTSAEYAVLAVLVTHPRRPLTREQLMEMALGKGNGESLDRSIDVHISRLRKAIDTGEGGPRYIQTVWGYGYVFVPDGQSGE; from the coding sequence ATGGACAAAAGCAAAATTCTTGTCGTCGACGACGACGCGAAGCTTCGAGACCTGCTGTCCCGCTATCTGGACCAGCAAGGATTCATCGTGGAAACGCTCCCCGACGCCCGGGATATCGACCGCAAGCTGGCGCGCAACCGGCCGGACCTCATGGTGCTTGACGTGATGATGCCCGGCGAGGACGGTCTTGCCGTGGTGCGCCGCCTGCGCGCCCAGGGCGAGATGATCCCGGTGATCATGCTGACGGCGCGCGGCGAGGATATCGACCGCATCGTCGGACTGGAAATGGGCGCGGACGACTACCTGGCCAAACCGTTCAATCCGCGCGAACTGTCGGCGCGGATCCAGTCGGTGCTGCGCAGGCATTATGCCGCGCCGGCCCTGACCGCGCACCACGACGAGGACAGTCTGTGCGTGTTCGGCGAGTTCGAACTGCACCTCGGGCGCCGGGAACTGACGCGCAAGGGCAAAGCCATTTCGCTGACCAGCGCCGAATATGCCGTGCTGGCCGTGCTGGTCACCCATCCGCGGCGACCGCTGACCCGCGAACAATTGATGGAGATGGCGCTGGGCAAAGGCAACGGCGAGTCGCTCGACCGCAGTATCGACGTGCATATCTCGCGTCTGCGCAAAGCGATCGATACCGGAGAGGGCGGTCCGCGTTACATACAGACCGTCTGGGGCTACGGCTACGTCTTTGTTCCGGACGGCCAGTCGGGAGAATAG